A single genomic interval of Candidatus Methylomirabilis tolerans harbors:
- the groES gene encoding co-chaperone GroES, with product MKVKPLHDRILVKRLEEKEIKKGGIIIPDTAKEKPQEGEVVAVGPGKVGDDGKRQSMDVKVGDKILFGKYSGSEVKLDGEEFLIMREEDVLCVLQ from the coding sequence GTGAAGGTAAAGCCACTGCACGACCGGATTCTGGTGAAACGCTTGGAAGAGAAAGAGATCAAGAAGGGTGGGATCATCATTCCCGATACTGCGAAGGAAAAGCCCCAAGAGGGCGAAGTCGTAGCCGTCGGCCCGGGTAAGGTAGGCGATGATGGGAAGAGACAGTCGATGGATGTGAAGGTCGGCGACAAGATCCTCTTTGGGAAGTATTCCGGCTCAGAGGTGAAGCTCGACGGCGAGGAATTCCTGATCATGCGGGAGGAAGACGTTCTCTGTGTCCTGCAATAG
- a CDS encoding mannose-1-phosphate guanyltransferase, with the protein MKAVIMAGGFGTRLRPLTTSIPKPMIPMATRPMMEHIVALLKEHGFDDLVTLLYVQPEVIERYFGDGSEFSVKMVYAAATEDYGTAGAVKNAEAFLNDTFLIISGDVLTDFDLTKAVKFHKDRGALATIVLTRVENPLQYGVVITAPDGRITHFLEKPSWSEVFSDTVNTGIYILEPEVLTLIPAGKEFDFSRDLFPRLMEEGRALYGYVATGYWKDVGDLIEYRLAHQDILAGMVKVTLPGNLVEGLDRPIWLGEGSRVDFTASLKGGVLIGRHTQVGPNAHIVRSVIGDNCVIEEGAVIVGSVLWNNVFVGPRAILKENIVGRGSEIKANARLFEGALISDQCKVGEGSVVKADVKVWPHKVVEDGAILATSLVWGQKWSRSLFGAYGVTGLANLEISPEFAAKLGACFGATLRMGAIIRTSRDCHQASHMIKRAFISGLHSAGVDVHDFRIVPIPVVRYQMGARGAVGGVHVRKSPFDPELIDIQFFDERGMDISSSWEKSIERSFFREDFRRAKVDEIGHLSLPVYDVELYQEGVLSFIDRGALRRRGFRIVIDYAYGSSSIIFPQILGRLGCEVIALNAYLDPGRITKSAEGFHRSLQQLSEIVRSLGADLGIMLDTGAEKIFIVDDNGDLLSDDLALALVALLVMRTHPPAVICIPITASSAIEELAGDQGFRVIRTKTAPRASTEAATQEGVIFVGDDLGGFIFSQFQPVFDGMLATLKLLEMLAAQNLRLHQLIRSIPQRFRCREQIPCPLERKGGTMRALIADTADEQVELVDGVKVHLGSDSVILYPDQDRPYFHIIAEANTLARAEAHLARYREVLANCMKNGLPEIAP; encoded by the coding sequence ATGAAAGCCGTCATCATGGCCGGCGGATTCGGAACTCGATTACGTCCGCTGACGACCAGTATCCCCAAGCCGATGATCCCAATGGCCACCAGACCGATGATGGAGCACATTGTGGCCCTACTCAAGGAGCATGGCTTTGACGATCTCGTCACCCTTCTCTACGTCCAACCGGAGGTCATAGAGCGTTACTTCGGCGACGGCAGCGAATTCAGCGTGAAGATGGTCTATGCCGCTGCCACCGAAGACTATGGTACAGCCGGGGCGGTCAAAAATGCCGAGGCCTTCCTGAACGATACCTTCCTGATCATCAGCGGCGATGTCCTCACCGATTTCGATCTCACAAAGGCGGTCAAGTTCCATAAGGATCGCGGGGCCTTGGCCACTATCGTACTGACCAGGGTCGAGAACCCGCTCCAGTACGGCGTGGTCATCACCGCTCCCGACGGCCGTATCACGCACTTCTTAGAGAAGCCGAGTTGGAGCGAGGTCTTTAGCGACACCGTAAACACTGGAATCTATATCCTCGAGCCCGAAGTGCTTACGCTGATCCCGGCCGGGAAGGAGTTCGACTTTAGCCGCGATCTGTTCCCGAGGCTGATGGAGGAGGGCCGCGCGCTATACGGCTATGTGGCGACCGGGTACTGGAAGGATGTGGGCGATCTGATCGAGTACCGCCTTGCACATCAGGACATCCTGGCCGGCATGGTGAAGGTCACGCTACCCGGGAACCTGGTGGAGGGACTTGACAGGCCGATCTGGCTTGGCGAGGGGAGTCGCGTCGATTTTACCGCGTCGCTAAAGGGCGGCGTCCTGATCGGCAGGCACACGCAGGTCGGGCCAAACGCCCACATCGTGCGCAGCGTCATCGGCGACAACTGCGTCATCGAGGAGGGGGCCGTCATCGTTGGATCGGTCCTCTGGAACAATGTCTTTGTCGGCCCCCGCGCCATCCTGAAGGAGAATATTGTCGGTCGTGGAAGCGAGATCAAAGCGAATGCCCGCCTCTTTGAGGGCGCGTTGATCAGCGATCAGTGCAAGGTCGGCGAGGGGTCGGTGGTCAAGGCCGATGTCAAGGTCTGGCCCCACAAGGTGGTAGAGGATGGGGCCATTCTAGCCACCAGTTTGGTCTGGGGCCAAAAGTGGTCCCGCTCTCTGTTCGGGGCCTACGGTGTGACCGGGTTGGCGAATCTTGAGATCTCACCCGAGTTTGCGGCCAAGCTCGGGGCCTGTTTTGGGGCGACTCTCCGGATGGGCGCGATCATCCGCACCAGCCGTGATTGTCACCAGGCCTCTCACATGATTAAGCGAGCATTCATCTCCGGCCTCCACTCCGCCGGCGTGGATGTGCACGATTTCCGCATCGTCCCTATCCCGGTAGTTCGGTACCAGATGGGCGCTCGCGGCGCGGTGGGTGGTGTGCACGTCCGAAAGTCCCCCTTCGATCCCGAGCTGATCGACATCCAATTCTTCGATGAGCGCGGAATGGACATCTCATCCAGTTGGGAAAAGAGCATTGAACGATCCTTCTTCCGGGAAGACTTCCGCCGCGCCAAGGTCGATGAGATCGGTCACCTCTCTCTCCCTGTGTACGACGTGGAATTGTACCAGGAGGGGGTGTTGAGCTTTATCGATCGGGGTGCGCTGCGCCGTCGTGGCTTCCGGATCGTGATCGACTATGCCTATGGGTCATCCTCCATTATCTTCCCCCAGATCCTCGGGAGGTTAGGGTGTGAGGTGATCGCCCTGAATGCGTACCTGGATCCGGGTAGAATCACCAAGAGCGCGGAAGGCTTCCATCGTTCGTTACAACAACTGTCGGAGATTGTCAGAAGTCTGGGAGCGGATTTGGGGATCATGCTCGACACCGGAGCAGAGAAGATCTTCATTGTGGACGACAATGGCGACCTATTGAGCGATGACCTGGCATTGGCCCTCGTAGCCCTCCTGGTGATGCGGACCCATCCTCCAGCGGTGATCTGCATTCCGATCACCGCCAGCTCGGCCATTGAGGAGTTAGCCGGAGACCAGGGCTTTCGGGTCATCAGGACGAAAACGGCTCCGCGCGCGTCGACGGAAGCGGCAACCCAGGAGGGCGTCATCTTCGTGGGTGACGATCTCGGCGGTTTCATCTTCTCGCAGTTCCAACCGGTCTTTGACGGAATGCTGGCTACTCTCAAGCTCCTGGAAATGCTAGCCGCTCAGAACCTTCGGTTGCATCAACTGATCCGATCCATTCCGCAGCGTTTCCGGTGCCGTGAGCAAATCCCATGCCCCCTGGAGCGAAAGGGCGGGACGATGCGAGCACTCATCGCCGATACTGCAGATGAGCAGGTCGAGCTGGTGGACGGGGTGAAGGTCCATCTTGGCAGCGACTCCGTGATCCTCTATCCGGATCAAGACCGGCCGTATTTCCACATCATCGCCGAAGCCAATACGCTCGCGCGGGCAGAGGCCCACTTGGCCCGGTACAGGGAAGTCCTCGCGAACTGCATGAAGAATGGCCTGCCGGAGATCGCCCCGTGA